A stretch of the Gracilinanus agilis isolate LMUSP501 chromosome 4, AgileGrace, whole genome shotgun sequence genome encodes the following:
- the ADARB1 gene encoding double-stranded RNA-specific editase 1, translating into MDVDDEENMSSSSADVKENRNVDNVPPKEGSAPGAAEGAQLANGGGGGAGRKRPLEDGTNGHPKFRAKRRKKVPGPILPKNALMQLNEIKPGLQYKLLSQTGPVHAPVFVMAVEVNGQAFEGSGPTKKKAKLHAAEKALRSFVQFPNASEAHLAMGRTLSVNTDFTSDQADFPDTLFNGFETPLRPDAPFYLGSNGDGGFSPRPDLGAAAPAAPPALVQAPLPLPVAYPSASGKNPVMILNELRPGLKYEFLSESGESHAKNFVMSVAVDGHVFEGSGRNKKLAKARAAQSALACLFHMQLDQTPSRQPIPKEGLQLHLPQVLADAVSRLIVDKFSDLTDNFTSPHARRKVLSGVVMTTGTDVKDAQVISVSTGTKCINGEYMSDRGLALNDCHAEIISRRSLIRFLYTQLELFLSTREDQQRSIFMKSQRGGFKLKDTVQFHLYISTSPCGDARIFSPHEAAQDDQADRHPNRKARGQLRTKIESGEGTIPVRTTTTIQTWDGVLQGERLLTMSCSDKIAR; encoded by the exons GTTCGAGCAGCGCCGACGTCAAGGAAAACCGCAACGTGGACAACGTCCCGCCCAAGGAGGGCAGCGCGCCCGGCGCCGCGGAGGGGGCCCAGCTGGCCAACGGCGGAGGCGGCGGCGCCGGCAGGAAGCGGCCGCTGGAGGACGGCACCAACGGGCACCCCAAGTTCCGCGCCAAGCGCCGGAAGAAGGTGCCGGGGCCCATCCTGCCCAAGAACGCCCTGATGCAGCTCAACGAGATCAAGCCCGGCCTGCAGTACAAGCTGCTGTCGCAGACGGGGCCGGTGCACGCGCCCGTCTTCGTCATGGCCGTCGAGGTGAACGGGCAGGCGTTCGAGGGCTCGGGGCCCACCAAGAAGAAGGCCAAGCTGCACGCCGCCGAGAAGGCCCTGCGCTCCTTCGTGCAGTTCCCCAACGCGTCCGAGGCCCACCTGGCCATGGGCCGGACCCTCTCGGTGAACACCGACTTCACGTCGGACCAGGCCGACTTCCCCGACACCCTCTTCAACGGCTTCGAGACGCCCCTGCGGCCCGACGCCCCCTTCTACCTGGGCTCCAACGGCGACGGCGGCTTCAGCCCCCGGCCGGACTTGGGCGCCGCCGCGCCCGCCGCGCCCCCCGCCCTGGTCCAGGCGCCCCTCCCCCTGCCCGTCGCCTACCCGTCGGCCAGCGGCAAGAACCCGGTGATGATCCTGAACGAGCTGCGGCCGGGCCTCAAGTACGAGTTCCTGTCCGAGAGCGGCGAGAGCCACGCCAAGAACTTCGTCATGTCGGTGGCCGTGGACGGGCACGTGTTCGAGGGCTCGGGGAGGAACAAGAAGCTGGCCAAGGCCCGGGCCGCCCAGTCCGCCCTCGCCTGCCTCTTCCACATGCAGCTGGACCAGACGCCGTCCAGGCAGCCCATCCCCAAGGAGGGCCTCCAGCTGCATCTGCCCCAG GTTCTCGCCGACGCCGTGTCCCGCCTGATCGTGGACAAGTTCAGTGACCTCACCGACAACTTCACGTCTCCCCACGCACGCAGAAAAGTGCTCTCTGGAGTCGTCATGACGACAG GCACAGACGTCAAGGACGCCCAGGTGATCAGCGTCTCCACCGGGACCAAGTGCATCAACGGCGAATACATGAGTGACCGCGGGCTGGCCTTAAACGACTGCCACGCGGAGATCATATCTCGGCGCTCCCTGATTCGCTTTCTCTACACACAACTCGAACTTTTCCTGAG CACAAGAGAGGACCAGCAGAGGTCCATTTTCATGAAGTCCCAGCGGGGAGGCTTCAAGCTGAAGGACACGGTCCAGTTTCATCTGTACATCAGCACCTCTCCGTGCGGAGACGCCAGGATCTTCTCGCCCCACGAGGCGGCCCAAGATG ATCAGGCAGACAGACACCCCAACAGGAAAGCGAGGGGGCAGCTGCGGACCAAGATCGAGTCGGGCGAGGGGACGATTCCCGTGAGGACGACGACCACCATCCAGACCTGGGACGGGGTGCTGCAGGGGGAGCGGCTGCTCACCATGTCCTGCAGCGACAAGATTGCCAGGTGA